In one window of Microplitis demolitor isolate Queensland-Clemson2020A chromosome 4, iyMicDemo2.1a, whole genome shotgun sequence DNA:
- the LOC128667567 gene encoding uncharacterized protein LOC128667567, with product MCSSEYSICAKGHYINSTDFTIRVVQVIPRYIRCYERRAHGCPARGKITNDELDLSIVHNHVRNPQLQKYCIFQDALFIAATARPYRSLKVIFDHLSVQNHEAASQFTWRKMQPLMESWRRSDRPPRPPIPSNLQQFADFLNMPQWAYN from the exons ATGTGTAGTAGCGAGTACTCGATATGTGCTAAAGGGCACTACATAAATAGTACTGATTTTACTATACGTGTGGTTCAGGTTATTCCAAG ATATATAAGATGCTATGAACGTCGAGCTCACGGTTGTCCTGCTCGgggaaaaataacaaatgatGAACTTGATTTATCGATCGTTCATAACCATGTAAGAAATCCTCAGTTGCAGAAATATTGCATCTTTCAAGATGCATTGTTTATTGCGGCAACGGCACGCCCTTATAGATCCCTGAAAGTTATATTTGACCATTTGAGTGTGCA aAATCATGAAGCAGCGTCACAATTCACATGGCGGAAAATGCAGCCGCTTATGGAAAGTTGGCGCCGCAGTGACCGACCACCTCGTCCACCGATTCCAAGCAATCTACAACAGTTTGccgattttttaaacatgCCACAGTGGGCCTATAATTAA
- the LOC103572842 gene encoding tRNA-dihydrouridine(20) synthase [NAD(P)+]-like, with protein MDEKETKLNFDNKIILAPMVRAGTLPMRLLALDYGADIVYTEELIDFKLLRSTRQINDVLGTIDYIDQTDGTIVFRTCLREKNHVVLQLGTSDPERALKVAQIVEKDVSGIDINMGCPKKFSLEGGMGAALLNNEQKAKNILKRLIDGVHIPVTCKIRVFDDLQKTLNLCDTLESSGISAITVHGRTVHERPQHANRNEMIRIIAQRLSIPVIANGGSKEIEKYSDIEKFKKETKCSSVMLARAAQWNCSIFRKEGLLPIDIVIKSYLKYAIDYDNSPSNTKYYVQNVIRELQETPLGKKFLKAQTLEQICEIWDMDDYCRLKFDQYQEKGFHGRFQVAPVRIGVIVNENYSTKNSECNSEDLIVLRCAFLRRRFSFDTDLPKTKLLKWLRENKKTQIVPVYHTWFEDKLFRSIVTVDNKRYSSTFWEKNKKRAEQGAALVCLCSLGVIDEESLKKNGSLRK; from the exons atggacgaaaaagaaacaaaacttAATTTCGACAACAAGATTATTTTGGCTCCTATGGTACGAGCGGGAACTTTGCCTATGCGACTTCTTGCATTAGATTATGGTGCCGACATTGTATATACTGAAGAgttaatagattttaaattactacgTTCAACTCGTCAGATAAATG ATGTTCTAGGAACAATTGATTATATTGACCAGACTGATGGAACAATAGTTTTTCGGACTTGTCTTCGGGAAAAAAACCATGTTGTTTTACAGCTCGGAACATCTGATCCTGAAAGAGCTTTGAAAGTTGCCCAAATTGTAGAAAAAGACGTGTCAGGCATCGATATAAATATGGGATgccctaaaaaattttcgcttgAAGGTGGAATGGGTGCAGCTCTATTGAACAATGAAcaaaaagcaaaaaatattttgaaacgcTTAATTGATGGCGTTCATATACCTGTTACTTGTAAAATACGTGTATTCGACGACCTTCAAAAGACTTTAAACTTATGCGAT ACTCTTGAATCTAGTGGAATTTCAGCAATTACTGTTCATGGTCGTACAGTTCATGAAAGACCACAGCACGCAAATAGAAATGAAATGATTCGAATCATTGCTCAACGCCTTTCGATACCAGTAATTGCGAATGGTGGTTctaaagaaattgaaaaatattctgacatagaaaaatttaaaaaagaaacaaagtGTAGCAGTGTTATGCTTGCTCGAGCTGCACAATGGAATTGCTCAATTTTTCGAAAAGAAGGATTGTTACCGATTGACATCGTCATCAAATCATACCTTAAATATGCTATTGATTATGACAATTCGCCATCTAATACTAAATATTACGTACAAAATGTCATTCGAGAGTTACAGGAAACACCCTTAgggaaaaagtttttaaaagcGCAAACTCTTGAGCAAATCtg cgAAATTTGGGACATGGATGACTATTGTCGATTGAAGTTCGACCAGTATCAAGAAAAAGGTTTCCATGGTCGTTTTCAAGTAGCACCTGTTAGAATTGGTGTAATCGTGAACGAAAATTATTCTACGAAAAATTCGGAATGTAATAGTGAGGATTTGATAGTCCTGCGATGTGCATTTCTGAGAAGACGATTTTCATTCGACACTGATTTACCCAAAACAAAGCTTTTGAAATGGTTAcgagaaaacaaaaaaactcaAATCGTACCCGTTTATCATACATGGTTTGAAGATAAACTTTTTCGATCAATCGTCACTGTAGATAATAAAAGATATAGTTCTACATTTTG ggaaaagaataaaaaaagagcTGAACAAGGCGCAGCGTTAGTATGTCTTTGTTCATTAGGAGTCATCGATGaagaatcattaaaaaaaaatggaagcttacgaaaataa